In the Bacteroidia bacterium genome, one interval contains:
- a CDS encoding M20/M25/M40 family metallo-hydrolase yields MENNFQSALAEFVTIPTIANDKEANQLGIDFVKNILKPLGFEITTEGESPYHQPVIVAKYTNVKSDKKVVLYGHYDVEKIKGWEKWNTPPFELVEKDGRLYCRGIADNKGILLTRLFAIKEMFEAGEEIQSILWIIQGEEEVGGQTPFEVIPKHFAEFGSKIYLEETGVHKNNKTPVIFHLPKTETPPAFLDSLNNAIYSGKAIFENRNLNKFSKCPFLHNIPENGFYIGFGPNDGLCNIHKDNESLDKQNLEQHKDVFKNFIRWVNLTTIN; encoded by the coding sequence ATGGAAAATAATTTTCAAAGTGCTTTAGCGGAATTCGTCACTATTCCAACAATAGCCAATGACAAAGAAGCAAATCAATTGGGAATTGATTTTGTGAAAAACATTTTGAAGCCCTTAGGTTTTGAAATTACAACAGAGGGCGAAAGTCCGTATCATCAACCTGTAATCGTAGCGAAATACACGAATGTAAAGAGCGACAAAAAAGTGGTGCTGTACGGACATTACGATGTAGAAAAAATCAAAGGTTGGGAAAAGTGGAACACACCACCTTTTGAATTGGTTGAAAAAGACGGCAGACTTTATTGCAGAGGAATTGCCGACAACAAAGGGATTTTATTGACACGACTTTTTGCAATTAAAGAAATGTTTGAAGCAGGCGAAGAAATTCAGAGTATCCTTTGGATAATTCAAGGCGAAGAGGAAGTTGGCGGACAAACGCCTTTTGAAGTAATTCCAAAACACTTTGCTGAATTTGGTTCAAAGATTTATTTGGAAGAAACAGGCGTTCACAAAAACAACAAAACGCCCGTAATTTTTCATTTGCCAAAAACAGAAACGCCACCAGCATTTTTAGACAGTTTGAACAATGCGATTTATTCAGGCAAAGCGATTTTTGAAAACAGAAATCTGAATAAGTTCAGCAAATGCCCATTCTTACACAACATTCCCGAAAATGGTTTTTACATCGGTTTTGGACCGAATGACGGCTTGTGTAACATTCACAAAGACAACGAAAGTTTGGACAAACAGAATTTGGAACAGCACAAAGATGTTTTCAAAAATTTCATTCGTTGGGTAAATCTAACAACCATTAATTAA